The following are from one region of the Alicyclobacillus fastidiosus genome:
- the mreD gene encoding rod shape-determining protein MreD — translation MKLAITFLMLWVGLILEATLFQIPPMNVVHPGFVLVLLVLIALMRGPNTAVVMAVMIGLVEDISYGSFIGLNAFSYGLVAYFSGAVFGQFLHRNLAVTFIDTLIMTFMYTWITYGLTRLFDVTADRPMFVLQQSLITMMINGLLVLMLYPLVTKLFSQGKRNRYDISGSDV, via the coding sequence ATGAAACTCGCGATAACGTTTCTCATGTTGTGGGTCGGACTGATTTTGGAAGCGACGTTGTTTCAAATTCCGCCCATGAATGTGGTTCACCCGGGGTTCGTACTCGTCCTACTCGTTCTCATCGCCCTCATGCGGGGTCCGAACACTGCAGTGGTGATGGCTGTGATGATTGGGCTAGTCGAGGATATCTCGTACGGATCTTTTATTGGGTTGAACGCATTTTCATACGGGTTGGTGGCGTACTTTTCGGGGGCTGTCTTCGGGCAATTTCTCCATCGAAACCTCGCTGTGACCTTCATCGACACGTTGATCATGACCTTTATGTACACGTGGATCACATATGGGTTGACAAGGCTGTTTGACGTGACGGCTGACCGGCCGATGTTTGTGCTGCAACAGTCGCTTATTACGATGATGATCAATGGATTGCTCGTCTTGATGCTGTATCCGTTGGTGACGAAGTTGTTTTCTCAGGGCAAGCGCAACAGGTACGATATCTCTGGTAGCGACGTGTGA
- the rplU gene encoding 50S ribosomal protein L21, producing MYAIVETGGKQFKVSQGDTIYVEKLEGEVGTSITLDKVHLVQTDGTVRVGSPLVDGAKVVAKVVEHGRGKKIIVFKYKAKKNYHKKQGHRQPYTKLTIESIEA from the coding sequence ATGTACGCAATTGTTGAAACAGGCGGAAAGCAATTCAAAGTCAGCCAAGGCGACACCATTTACGTGGAGAAGCTCGAGGGCGAAGTCGGTACTTCCATCACGTTGGACAAGGTTCACTTGGTTCAAACTGACGGAACGGTCCGCGTCGGCAGCCCGCTTGTCGATGGAGCAAAGGTCGTCGCGAAAGTTGTGGAGCACGGCCGTGGCAAGAAGATTATCGTCTTCAAGTACAAGGCTAAGAAAAACTACCACAAGAAACAGGGTCACCGTCAACCGTATACCAAGTTGACGATTGAATCCATCGAAGCGTAA
- the radC gene encoding DNA repair protein RadC yields the protein MFADKDSVLVSSITADSPRERLLHVGPAALRADELLACIMQSGNGRTTVFDIAHRLLESIGGVYALADVEVSELVNVPGIGRAKAIQIAAAVELGRRIAQKPSDSRLQIRTADDAARYVMDRMRYLKKEHFVTLLLDTKHRLVGEETCSIGSLDASIVHPREIFRLAVRRVASAILCVHNHPSGDPTPSPEDIAVTERLTQSGRVLGIDVLDHLVIGDGRFISLRAAGYMDK from the coding sequence TTGTTTGCGGATAAAGACTCAGTCCTAGTATCATCAATCACGGCGGATTCGCCCAGGGAGCGCTTGTTGCATGTGGGGCCTGCCGCTTTGCGCGCAGATGAACTGCTTGCATGCATCATGCAATCTGGGAACGGGCGAACGACCGTATTCGACATCGCACATCGACTCCTCGAGTCAATTGGCGGTGTATACGCCTTGGCTGATGTGGAAGTGAGCGAGTTGGTGAATGTACCGGGGATTGGGAGGGCGAAGGCGATTCAAATTGCGGCTGCGGTTGAACTCGGCCGCCGAATTGCTCAAAAGCCCAGCGATTCCAGGCTGCAAATCCGAACCGCAGACGACGCAGCAAGGTATGTTATGGATAGGATGAGGTACCTTAAAAAGGAACATTTTGTAACGCTGCTCTTGGATACGAAGCACAGGCTCGTGGGTGAAGAGACGTGTTCGATTGGAAGTTTGGATGCATCTATCGTTCATCCTCGAGAGATATTTCGGCTTGCGGTTCGGCGGGTCGCGTCCGCGATACTATGCGTACACAACCACCCTAGTGGTGACCCGACGCCCAGTCCGGAGGATATCGCGGTCACCGAGCGCCTTACGCAATCGGGCCGAGTACTGGGTATCGACGTGCTTGACCACCTAGTCATTGGGGACGGGCGTTTTATCAGCTTACGAGCGGCTGGTTATATGGACAAATGA
- a CDS encoding septum site-determining protein MinC, with protein sequence MIVNSEALFETKPLVTVKGTRDGLLFLLDEQSDFDALCAYVSDLLSGQSGKVFDGPMVEIVVDYGRRQLTPSDCRRLLSLFLERDNFVLKTWGGRTDARQSLFYRTRAVRGQTIYHGVVRAGEPLSFDGDVVIIGDVNPSAHVRATGDIYVFGRLLGIAHAGVEGDANSIIAATEFAPMQLRINDTVSRAPKAQQQPLHAFMEFAYLENGHLAVSQMKYFAQWEKARNRASDTMRKGSRA encoded by the coding sequence GTGATCGTCAACAGTGAAGCTTTGTTCGAAACGAAGCCGCTCGTAACCGTGAAAGGGACCCGGGATGGACTTCTTTTTCTTCTAGATGAACAGTCCGACTTCGACGCACTTTGCGCGTACGTATCGGATTTGTTGTCCGGCCAGTCTGGGAAGGTATTCGACGGCCCGATGGTCGAGATTGTCGTGGATTACGGGCGACGGCAATTGACTCCGTCCGATTGTAGGCGCCTTTTGTCGTTGTTTCTCGAACGCGATAATTTTGTACTGAAGACCTGGGGTGGACGTACGGATGCTCGGCAGTCTTTGTTCTATCGTACCCGGGCTGTGCGCGGACAGACGATTTACCACGGTGTGGTTCGGGCTGGCGAGCCGCTTTCGTTCGACGGAGACGTCGTCATCATCGGCGACGTAAACCCGAGTGCACACGTTCGGGCTACCGGCGATATCTATGTATTTGGTAGGCTTTTAGGCATTGCCCACGCGGGGGTTGAAGGCGATGCCAACAGCATTATCGCGGCAACTGAATTTGCGCCAATGCAGTTGCGTATCAACGACACGGTGAGTCGAGCTCCAAAAGCGCAGCAGCAACCGCTGCACGCGTTTATGGAGTTTGCATACTTAGAAAATGGACATCTCGCTGTCTCCCAGATGAAATATTTTGCGCAGTGGGAGAAGGCTCGGAATCGTGCGAGTGACACCATGCGGAAGGGGAGTCGGGCATGA
- a CDS encoding M50 family metallopeptidase: MSIISRAEVAIGQALGVGRVRVHPLFLALMVGASFAGMLKTAVLLFLFVLLHEFGHAVTARALGYEVEEVSLLPFGGVAKVSYARLGFSPREEAMVAIAGPFVNLLLCIACSLLSAVRVIDGDTYQLCMQMNSWIGIFNLLPGLPLDGGRILRAARSRQIGYERATLEAYNVALALAILLMLTGVLALFTGHPHLGMMLLGLFLFATAWRGKKDVRSETMRFLDAKRQQPKAVLPMYTLAVLHSAPIRDVVVQFAPDRYHIVYILGNDGLVQALLEEIEILDAVFEGRWLEPMSSLLLDAK, translated from the coding sequence ATGAGTATCATCTCGCGCGCTGAGGTGGCAATTGGACAAGCGCTGGGCGTTGGGCGGGTGCGGGTGCACCCGCTCTTTCTAGCGCTGATGGTCGGTGCGTCGTTCGCAGGGATGCTGAAAACCGCCGTGCTTCTCTTCCTCTTCGTGCTTTTACACGAATTCGGACACGCGGTGACGGCCCGGGCGTTGGGCTACGAAGTGGAGGAGGTATCGCTGCTCCCGTTCGGGGGAGTGGCCAAAGTTTCCTACGCCAGACTCGGGTTTTCGCCGCGGGAAGAAGCCATGGTTGCCATCGCTGGCCCGTTCGTCAATCTGTTGTTGTGCATCGCGTGTTCTCTGTTGTCGGCTGTCAGGGTGATCGATGGCGACACGTATCAATTGTGTATGCAAATGAACAGCTGGATCGGGATATTCAATCTGCTGCCGGGGCTGCCGCTCGATGGCGGTCGCATTCTTCGCGCGGCGCGATCCCGTCAAATCGGCTACGAACGAGCGACACTGGAGGCGTACAACGTGGCGTTAGCACTTGCTATCCTGTTAATGTTGACTGGCGTTTTAGCGTTGTTCACTGGGCATCCGCACCTTGGCATGATGTTGCTCGGACTGTTTCTCTTCGCGACCGCGTGGCGTGGGAAAAAGGACGTGCGCAGCGAGACCATGCGGTTTCTCGATGCGAAACGACAGCAGCCGAAAGCGGTGCTGCCGATGTACACGCTGGCGGTGTTGCACAGTGCGCCTATTCGCGACGTGGTGGTGCAGTTTGCGCCGGATCGATATCATATTGTGTATATTCTCGGGAATGATGGTCTGGTTCAGGCGCTGCTCGAGGAGATCGAAATCCTCGACGCGGTGTTCGAGGGGCGCTGGTTGGAACCGATGAGTTCGTTGTTGCTGGATGCGAAGTAG
- a CDS encoding rod shape-determining protein: protein MFAVRDMGVDLGTANTLVYVKGKGIVVREPSVVALRTDTNAIEAVGSDAKQMIGRTPGNIVAVRPMKDGVIADFQTTSTMLRHFIRQAMKAKSNWSGKPRVMISVPSGITAVEKRAVEDAALEAGAKDAQVIEEPMAAAIGAGLPVGEPTGSMVVDIGGGTTEVAIISLGGIVTARSIRVAGDEMDEAIIQYVKKTYNLMIGERTAEELKIQIGSAAPLDEPRSLDIRGRDLLTGLPRTFTVSSEEICEALADTVGSIIEAVKITLEKSPPELAADIMDRGIVLTGGGALLRNLDRRLSTETGMPVVVAEDPLDCVAVGTGKALDNYDVYRKRSVALRKAQGRG from the coding sequence ATGTTTGCAGTTCGAGATATGGGTGTAGATTTGGGCACAGCCAATACGCTGGTCTATGTTAAAGGAAAGGGCATCGTCGTGCGGGAGCCGTCTGTTGTTGCGTTGCGGACGGATACCAACGCCATTGAGGCGGTCGGTTCCGACGCGAAGCAGATGATCGGCCGCACGCCGGGCAACATCGTCGCTGTTCGACCGATGAAGGATGGCGTCATAGCCGACTTTCAAACGACTTCTACGATGCTTCGCCACTTCATTCGCCAGGCGATGAAGGCGAAGTCGAATTGGTCGGGCAAACCTCGCGTCATGATCAGCGTACCTTCCGGTATCACGGCGGTGGAAAAGCGCGCCGTTGAAGACGCAGCGCTTGAGGCCGGCGCAAAGGACGCGCAGGTGATCGAGGAGCCGATGGCTGCCGCCATCGGTGCAGGGTTGCCAGTTGGGGAGCCGACGGGATCGATGGTGGTGGACATCGGTGGTGGCACTACGGAGGTCGCCATTATCTCGCTCGGCGGAATCGTCACGGCGAGATCAATCCGCGTTGCCGGCGACGAAATGGACGAGGCCATCATTCAATACGTCAAGAAGACATACAATCTGATGATTGGCGAGCGGACCGCAGAGGAGTTGAAAATCCAAATCGGTTCAGCCGCACCGCTCGATGAACCTCGTTCTCTCGACATTCGGGGCCGTGATTTACTTACAGGGCTCCCGCGGACGTTCACGGTGTCTTCTGAAGAGATTTGTGAGGCGCTTGCGGACACTGTGGGTTCTATCATTGAGGCGGTTAAAATTACACTGGAGAAGTCACCGCCGGAACTCGCTGCGGACATCATGGACCGGGGTATTGTGCTCACTGGCGGGGGCGCACTGCTTCGCAATTTGGATCGGCGACTGAGCACCGAGACCGGAATGCCGGTCGTGGTCGCAGAAGATCCACTCGACTGCGTCGCTGTGGGCACTGGCAAGGCACTGGACAATTACGATGTGTATCGCAAACGCAGTGTGGCTCTTCGCAAGGCGCAGGGTAGAGGGTAA
- the rpmA gene encoding 50S ribosomal protein L27, whose amino-acid sequence MLKLNLQRFAHKKGVSSTRNGRDSVGRRLGVKEPDGKVVTAGSILVRQRGTKIHPGTNVGIGKDDTLFAKVEGQVRFERFGHNRKRVSVYPVAVAVTQ is encoded by the coding sequence ATGTTGAAGTTAAACCTGCAACGGTTTGCTCATAAAAAGGGTGTGTCGTCGACCCGTAACGGTCGCGATAGCGTTGGTCGGCGCCTTGGCGTCAAAGAGCCGGATGGCAAAGTGGTAACGGCAGGAAGTATCTTGGTTCGCCAGCGTGGCACGAAAATTCACCCCGGCACCAACGTTGGAATCGGCAAGGATGACACCTTGTTCGCGAAGGTGGAAGGTCAAGTTCGTTTCGAGCGTTTTGGTCACAACCGCAAACGCGTCAGCGTTTACCCGGTTGCAGTAGCTGTCACTCAATAA
- the mreC gene encoding rod shape-determining protein MreC, with product MSRYLTSRRLFLLLGSIIVLVVIAGLTISRGGRTASWPEQIVMNVENTVSGWVYRPVSKLTAFFGGLHDLRQMYVENAELKHDMQNYQDLNAQLQDAKAENLRLQQMLNFTDGAGKSLTRVPAHVVGREPSEWNSQLTIDVGSSQGVQPDMAVVAPDGSLVGRVEKVASGSAKVDLITDTQVGDGVAAFADTSTVQPFGVVTGSTRNQGALDMTFWGTLVQLPASKLVGTEVVTSGLSDVFPRGIVIGQITKVQYGPHNTVQTAIVQPAANLDYLQDVFVVRAPKQAGQGQ from the coding sequence GTGTCCCGTTACCTAACAAGTCGAAGGTTATTTTTACTTTTGGGTAGCATTATTGTGTTGGTTGTCATCGCTGGATTGACCATCTCGCGGGGTGGGCGCACGGCCAGTTGGCCAGAGCAGATCGTCATGAACGTGGAAAACACCGTATCTGGATGGGTCTATCGTCCCGTCAGCAAGTTGACGGCGTTCTTCGGCGGATTGCACGATCTGCGCCAGATGTACGTGGAAAATGCAGAGTTAAAGCACGACATGCAAAACTATCAAGACCTTAACGCCCAATTGCAGGATGCCAAGGCAGAAAATCTCCGCCTGCAACAAATGCTGAACTTTACAGACGGTGCCGGCAAGTCGTTAACGCGGGTCCCCGCACACGTCGTGGGGCGTGAACCCTCTGAGTGGAACTCCCAGTTGACGATCGACGTGGGCAGTTCCCAAGGGGTCCAGCCCGACATGGCCGTCGTGGCGCCAGACGGTAGCCTCGTCGGTCGCGTCGAGAAGGTCGCTTCCGGGAGTGCGAAAGTAGATCTGATCACCGATACGCAAGTGGGCGACGGGGTGGCCGCTTTCGCGGACACTTCGACGGTTCAGCCGTTTGGCGTCGTGACGGGGTCTACGCGCAATCAAGGCGCGCTGGATATGACCTTTTGGGGGACGCTAGTGCAGTTGCCGGCCTCTAAACTAGTCGGCACAGAAGTCGTGACGTCAGGGTTGAGTGACGTATTCCCGCGGGGAATCGTCATTGGGCAGATTACGAAGGTGCAGTACGGTCCCCATAACACGGTGCAAACCGCGATTGTGCAGCCCGCGGCCAACTTGGATTATTTGCAGGACGTCTTTGTCGTTCGTGCACCTAAACAGGCGGGGCAAGGGCAATGA
- the minD gene encoding septum site-determining protein MinD, with protein MSSAIVVTSGKGGVGKTTSTANISTALALLGKKVCIVDGDIGLRNLDVVMGLENRIIYDIIDVANGDCRLQQALIRDKRFDHLALLPAAQTKDKRALTPDVMKRLVEELKEEYDYVVIDCPAGIEEGFKVAVAPADFAIVVTTPENTAVRDADRVIGLLEREQVGSPRLIVNRIRPQMVKRGEMLDIDEIVQILACDLLGIVPDDENVIKHSNQGEPTAMNPDTPAGIAYRNIARRILGDSVPLMSLEEKSGFWGRMKKLIGGR; from the coding sequence ATGAGTTCGGCAATCGTGGTAACGTCAGGCAAGGGCGGGGTCGGGAAGACGACTTCGACCGCCAACATTTCGACGGCGTTGGCCCTGTTAGGCAAGAAGGTATGTATTGTCGATGGCGACATCGGTTTGCGGAATCTTGACGTGGTCATGGGTCTCGAGAATCGGATCATTTATGACATCATCGATGTTGCAAATGGCGACTGTCGTTTACAGCAGGCATTGATTCGCGACAAGCGATTTGACCACTTGGCCCTGTTGCCGGCTGCACAAACCAAGGACAAGCGGGCGCTGACGCCCGACGTCATGAAACGCTTGGTCGAGGAACTGAAGGAAGAGTACGATTATGTCGTGATTGACTGTCCCGCCGGCATTGAGGAGGGGTTCAAGGTCGCGGTCGCACCGGCTGATTTCGCGATTGTCGTGACGACGCCCGAAAACACAGCCGTTCGCGACGCCGATCGCGTCATCGGCCTGCTTGAGCGCGAGCAAGTAGGGTCGCCGCGCCTGATTGTGAACCGAATTCGGCCGCAGATGGTTAAGCGCGGAGAGATGCTCGATATCGACGAGATCGTACAGATTTTAGCTTGTGATTTGTTAGGAATCGTTCCAGATGACGAAAACGTAATTAAACACTCCAATCAAGGTGAGCCGACTGCGATGAACCCGGACACGCCAGCGGGCATCGCGTACCGCAATATCGCGAGAAGGATTCTCGGTGACTCGGTACCGCTGATGTCGCTGGAGGAGAAGTCGGGATTCTGGGGGCGGATGAAGAAGTTGATCGGTGGGAGATAG
- a CDS encoding ribosomal-processing cysteine protease Prp, which produces MIKFEILQQRDSVAGFRVKGHAGYADSGSDIVCAAVSVLVYNAINSCERFAGVALDVKDAGETLTCQLPLHPSESVRLLINSLFYGVEQVAEQYPEFVRLQTTNIAKL; this is translated from the coding sequence ATGATCAAGTTTGAAATTCTGCAGCAACGTGATTCTGTCGCGGGCTTTCGCGTGAAGGGACACGCTGGATACGCGGACTCGGGTTCTGACATCGTCTGCGCTGCAGTTTCGGTTCTGGTGTACAACGCGATTAATAGCTGTGAGCGCTTTGCGGGAGTGGCACTCGATGTCAAAGATGCGGGCGAAACACTGACTTGTCAATTGCCGTTGCATCCGTCGGAATCCGTTCGATTACTCATCAACAGCTTGTTCTACGGTGTAGAACAAGTTGCCGAACAGTATCCTGAGTTTGTCAGGTTACAAACCACGAACATTGCGAAACTTTGA
- the obgE gene encoding GTPase ObgE: MFIDRASIYVKGGDGGNGIVSYRREKYVPLGGPAGGDGGDGADVVFVVDEGLRTLIDFRYQKHFKAPAGEHGGTKNRHGANASDMIVKVPPGTLVRDAKTGAFLGDLTEHGARLVVARGGRGGRGNTRFATGVNKAPDMAERGEPGEERELELELRVLADVGLVGFPSVGKSTLLAAVTRARPKVGSYHFTTLTPQLGVVETPDGRGFVIADLPGLIEGAHEGLGLGHEFLRHVERTKVIVHVIDMAAVDGRDPVEDFQVIEHELEAYDVALADRPRVVAANKMDLPDAKEGLARFCEAYPELEVFPISGATHQGLEDLLRKLADILDELPTETQPEAVDTDEQTHKVYRLETIQPFTIRRQGGEFVVESAELEKLVTMTNFQQFDAVKRFQRILKQRGVDDALRKRGAKDGDSIRIGDMVFDFVE, encoded by the coding sequence ATGTTTATCGATCGCGCGTCGATTTATGTCAAGGGTGGCGATGGTGGCAACGGGATCGTGTCGTATCGCCGCGAGAAGTACGTGCCCCTCGGCGGGCCTGCTGGTGGCGATGGCGGTGACGGTGCGGACGTCGTGTTTGTGGTCGACGAAGGATTACGCACGCTGATCGACTTTCGCTATCAAAAACACTTCAAGGCTCCCGCTGGCGAGCACGGAGGAACCAAGAACCGGCATGGCGCCAATGCGTCGGATATGATCGTCAAAGTCCCGCCAGGTACGCTTGTTCGCGATGCCAAGACAGGCGCCTTTCTCGGCGACCTGACGGAGCATGGGGCTCGGCTCGTCGTTGCGAGGGGCGGCAGAGGTGGCCGCGGGAACACGCGGTTTGCGACAGGTGTCAACAAGGCGCCGGATATGGCGGAACGCGGTGAGCCTGGCGAGGAGCGGGAACTTGAATTGGAGTTGCGCGTCCTCGCTGATGTCGGGCTCGTCGGCTTCCCATCCGTTGGCAAGTCGACGCTGCTCGCGGCGGTGACGCGCGCGCGTCCGAAAGTGGGATCGTATCACTTTACGACGTTGACCCCGCAACTGGGCGTCGTGGAGACCCCAGACGGCCGTGGTTTTGTCATTGCCGATCTCCCTGGTCTCATCGAAGGTGCGCACGAGGGACTCGGCTTAGGGCACGAGTTTCTCCGACACGTCGAACGCACCAAGGTCATCGTTCACGTCATCGACATGGCTGCTGTTGACGGCCGCGACCCAGTCGAGGATTTCCAGGTGATCGAGCACGAACTCGAGGCTTACGATGTCGCGTTGGCGGATCGACCGAGGGTTGTAGCTGCGAACAAGATGGACTTGCCGGATGCGAAAGAGGGTCTGGCGCGATTTTGCGAGGCGTACCCAGAACTCGAAGTATTCCCCATCTCTGGCGCTACACATCAGGGGCTCGAGGATTTGCTGCGAAAATTGGCCGATATTCTCGATGAGCTTCCGACTGAAACGCAGCCAGAGGCGGTGGATACGGATGAACAGACCCACAAGGTCTACCGTCTCGAAACGATTCAACCGTTCACCATCCGTCGTCAAGGCGGTGAATTCGTAGTCGAGAGCGCCGAGTTGGAGAAGCTCGTGACGATGACGAATTTCCAGCAGTTTGACGCCGTCAAGCGGTTCCAGCGAATCCTCAAGCAACGCGGCGTCGACGATGCGCTACGCAAGCGTGGTGCAAAGGATGGCGACAGTATCCGCATCGGCGATATGGTGTTTGACTTTGTGGAGTAA
- a CDS encoding M23 family metallopeptidase has protein sequence MPDVKRKWPWQVKHTSAEPYPDERNSTSRADSEESLPAPSRWVSEEQSDLSPYGFAEEDAGLRQVESGAWRRAFSGSGQPRKQFVPMHAPKPTQRPAARPNRPSTLSRTMMWQALCALVLVGIVYYVDHHPDSVPPNVTAQTQAVLETDYTANVEPDIDKAFADMHLGNPTFGGSTAKLHAPLNGTVVDDYSSTHPEVWIAGAAKAPVMAAGSGTVLNVVKTGDTELVKIDNGAYGTTIYAGLGSVSVKPHEYVTAAQVIGKLPASPSHPSLKFSMVKNGQYVNPNTWIQLTGASQ, from the coding sequence ATGCCAGATGTCAAACGCAAGTGGCCTTGGCAGGTGAAACATACATCAGCTGAACCTTATCCAGATGAGCGCAATTCGACTTCCCGAGCCGATTCCGAGGAATCGCTGCCGGCGCCCAGTCGCTGGGTGAGTGAGGAACAAAGCGACCTATCTCCATATGGATTTGCCGAAGAAGACGCGGGACTGAGACAGGTGGAGAGCGGTGCATGGCGCCGGGCGTTCAGTGGAAGTGGACAACCGCGAAAGCAGTTCGTCCCGATGCACGCTCCAAAGCCCACCCAAAGGCCGGCCGCGCGGCCCAACCGACCATCTACGCTGAGTCGTACGATGATGTGGCAAGCGCTTTGTGCACTGGTGCTGGTCGGCATCGTCTACTACGTCGACCACCATCCGGATTCCGTGCCCCCGAACGTCACAGCTCAGACGCAGGCGGTGCTTGAAACCGATTATACGGCGAACGTGGAACCCGATATCGACAAGGCGTTTGCGGATATGCACTTGGGGAATCCCACTTTTGGCGGAAGTACGGCGAAACTGCACGCGCCTCTGAACGGGACAGTGGTCGACGATTACTCCTCGACACACCCCGAGGTTTGGATCGCGGGAGCGGCTAAGGCCCCGGTGATGGCGGCTGGTTCGGGTACCGTGTTGAACGTCGTCAAGACGGGGGACACCGAGCTTGTCAAAATTGACAACGGGGCGTATGGCACGACGATTTACGCGGGGTTGGGAAGCGTGAGTGTGAAGCCGCACGAGTACGTCACTGCAGCGCAGGTCATTGGTAAGCTCCCGGCATCGCCAAGCCATCCATCGCTCAAGTTTTCGATGGTCAAAAATGGCCAGTACGTAAATCCAAATACCTGGATACAGTTGACTGGTGCTTCGCAATGA
- a CDS encoding type IV pilus twitching motility protein PilT translates to MRVDELLTRAVELNASDIHLGVGHAPTLRVNGELVSEGVAALNEDIETWTRQLLSEQELEQLHEFGEVDLSYRDRSGMRYRVNAFLQQGYKTLAIRVIPSRIPTLSDLGLPAPLTKLGSQPHGLILVTGPTGSGKTTTLASLIQHINTTSAKHIITLEDPIEYIHPHAASVIHQRQIGRDTLGFAPALRAALRQDPDVILVGELRDQETVQTAITASETGHLVLSTLHTGDAVQTIDRLIDMFPSHQQGQIRSQLSSVLLGVVSQRLLPRTSGGRVALAELLINTAAVANLIRTQKTHQLKSVMQTSRQLGMQTFAMAARERLQSGQISSAVAGTWMEATS, encoded by the coding sequence ATGCGCGTGGATGAATTGTTGACGAGGGCCGTAGAGCTCAATGCGAGCGATATCCATCTCGGCGTGGGACACGCACCGACGCTTCGAGTCAACGGTGAACTCGTCTCTGAAGGCGTCGCCGCCCTGAATGAAGACATCGAGACTTGGACTCGCCAACTGTTGTCGGAGCAGGAGCTCGAACAACTGCACGAATTCGGTGAAGTAGATCTGTCGTATCGCGACAGATCTGGGATGAGATACCGCGTCAACGCCTTTTTGCAACAGGGGTATAAAACGTTAGCAATCCGAGTCATTCCCAGTCGTATTCCGACTCTGTCGGATCTCGGCCTCCCGGCGCCGCTGACGAAGCTCGGGAGTCAACCTCACGGATTGATTTTAGTCACGGGGCCGACGGGTAGTGGGAAGACCACCACGCTTGCGTCTCTCATCCAACATATCAATACGACGAGTGCCAAGCACATCATCACGCTTGAGGACCCGATTGAATACATACATCCGCACGCGGCGTCGGTCATTCACCAACGTCAAATCGGCCGTGATACATTGGGCTTTGCGCCGGCCTTGCGAGCGGCTCTCCGGCAGGATCCGGATGTCATCCTCGTCGGTGAATTGCGCGACCAAGAGACTGTGCAGACGGCGATCACCGCGTCCGAGACTGGTCACTTGGTGTTGTCTACTTTGCACACTGGTGACGCTGTACAGACGATTGATAGACTCATAGACATGTTTCCCAGTCATCAGCAGGGCCAAATCCGCTCTCAATTGTCGTCCGTGCTGTTAGGTGTGGTATCGCAGCGGTTGCTTCCGCGTACTTCCGGAGGTCGCGTGGCGTTGGCCGAGTTGCTCATCAATACGGCAGCTGTGGCGAATCTGATCCGCACGCAGAAGACGCACCAGTTGAAATCTGTCATGCAGACGTCGCGGCAACTCGGCATGCAGACCTTTGCGATGGCTGCCCGGGAGAGGCTTCAATCAGGTCAAATTTCTAGCGCGGTCGCGGGCACGTGGATGGAGGCGACGTCATAG
- a CDS encoding Spo0B domain-containing protein: protein MMQNEHDTYEASAFRRHRHDVLNELQLIRGYLQLGQMERALGVVDRTAGWLQSLTNWQTSSASVGERLMWEAATCPNLLLRQIRFAGEPGAELLTQFAAWLHGLNDGAAQQGIHLEISVTLTEETVRASGHSRQPFVEDGDWQKTFPMIAFDVVDSGNATEVRG from the coding sequence ATGATGCAAAATGAACACGATACATATGAAGCTAGTGCATTTCGCCGTCACCGACACGACGTCCTGAACGAACTCCAATTAATCCGCGGCTATCTTCAACTAGGGCAGATGGAGCGGGCGCTTGGCGTCGTGGACAGGACGGCTGGCTGGTTGCAGTCGCTGACAAATTGGCAGACTTCATCGGCTTCGGTCGGGGAGCGGCTGATGTGGGAAGCTGCAACCTGTCCGAACTTGTTGCTTCGGCAGATCCGTTTTGCCGGCGAACCGGGTGCAGAGCTTTTGACGCAATTCGCCGCATGGCTGCACGGGCTGAACGACGGTGCGGCACAGCAGGGGATTCATTTGGAAATTAGCGTGACGCTGACTGAGGAGACTGTACGCGCGAGTGGGCACAGTCGTCAACCATTCGTCGAGGATGGGGATTGGCAGAAGACGTTCCCAATGATTGCGTTTGACGTTGTAGACAGTGGAAATGCTACGGAGGTGAGGGGGTGA